A single Nitrosospira multiformis ATCC 25196 DNA region contains:
- a CDS encoding DUF2784 domain-containing protein encodes MADIILVIHFLFVLFVVGGLPLIWLGNWIGASFVRNRRFRFAHLAAILYVTAESLLGVVCPLTWLEDALRGRATETGFIERWLHLVLFHDLPEWVFLVAYVLFALLVVITFRLIPPQPRRSSR; translated from the coding sequence ATGGCCGATATCATCCTAGTCATTCATTTTCTGTTCGTGCTGTTTGTCGTCGGCGGTCTGCCACTGATCTGGCTGGGTAACTGGATAGGGGCGAGCTTTGTACGAAATCGAAGGTTCCGGTTTGCCCATCTTGCCGCTATCCTGTACGTTACCGCCGAGTCCCTTCTTGGCGTGGTATGTCCCCTGACATGGCTGGAAGATGCGTTGCGTGGAAGGGCAACCGAAACAGGTTTCATCGAGCGCTGGCTGCACCTCGTCCTCTTCCATGATCTTCCGGAATGGGTATTTCTGGTAGCGTATGTGTTGTTCGCGCTCCTGGTGGTCATTACTTTCCGCCTCATTCCGCCGCAGCCCCGCCGCTCATCGCGATGA
- a CDS encoding DUF748 domain-containing protein, translating to MSSLTTFLHRFIRHRRFLIGLSVFAGIIILFGLLSYFWLPGYAKAKLEEALSEVLHRPVTVQSIDIQPYTLELTIRGFRIGEKETSVDADKNLFSFDELYLDLSIASIAHRAPVISSVSLKGPAMRLVREAQQQFNITDLIEDFMKRPREEEEGGKSMFSVRNIVIEDGRFEFVDHVKKSQQEISDIQIGVPFIANFESAEETWVEPRFSAKVNGAPFNLTGKLRPFTTNREATLEIRLSDVDLTRIDEYSPIPVGIHLLSGYVDSELLLTFTQVDGQSPALVLTGNAALKKLKVENHSVEAPYAATLGEFNVQLTEINLNAVKSSRAAIVLTEIAVTPEGSAEPTLSLPKLALEEIVVDIRQKNVSLRAATLDRFNVSLRRHKDGRLDLAKLFTPITPINRAEKASQSSTPPSPKADSGKPWTVKLGSFKLADAALRFEDATLPDVAPMVVNTLDLAVNQIDFSGATPSQLELKAEVNKTGSLETKGSLAWAPVAADLAVNAKDVDLVALQGWAGDRLNVLFSRGALSFRGKIKADGGKGQERPERARGEKASPLKVAVRGDGRLTNFNMLDKADATNLMRWRSVDIKGIEFANEPLSINAAAITLTDFFAHVVITPQGELNLKYIVRQEETAVSPSQAAAAPATEPEPARASPEISPAAPVPSQPPPRKNLPISIGRIVMQGGHVNFQDQFIQPNYRAYLTDLAGRIGPLNPRKTGEVDIRGAVDKTAPLKISGSVDAFGRELNLDITASAKGIDMPTFSPYSGKYIGYAIEKGKLSVDVHYHVEHGELTAENSIFLDQLTFGEKIESPDAVSIPVNLALALLKNRRGEIDIRLPISGSINDPKFSLGGIIVKAILNLLTKAATAPFTVLGSLFGGEELSEINFTAGEVKIPPEAEERLQKLAQALTDRPALNLEVTGHADASIDPEPLKRRVLERKIKAEKLSADIKKGKSYDSLEDVTVTPEEYEKYLEQVYKDAKFEKPKNFIGLSKSLPAEEMEKLMLANIDAGDAELQELAESRAVSARDWLIQQGKIPDARIFVLSPKVEAGTNREKAGNRVEFSLR from the coding sequence ATGTCTTCCCTCACAACGTTCTTGCATCGCTTCATCCGCCATCGCCGTTTCCTGATCGGTCTGAGCGTTTTCGCCGGGATAATTATCCTGTTTGGTCTGCTCAGCTATTTCTGGTTGCCCGGATATGCCAAGGCAAAGCTGGAAGAAGCTTTATCGGAGGTTCTGCACCGCCCCGTTACTGTACAGTCGATCGACATTCAGCCCTATACGCTGGAATTGACAATTCGTGGTTTTCGAATAGGCGAAAAAGAGACAAGCGTAGACGCAGACAAGAATCTTTTTTCCTTTGATGAACTTTACCTGGACCTGAGTATTGCCTCTATTGCCCATCGTGCGCCCGTGATCAGTTCGGTTTCGCTCAAAGGGCCGGCTATGCGTCTCGTTCGCGAAGCGCAGCAGCAGTTCAATATCACCGATCTGATAGAAGACTTCATGAAACGGCCGAGAGAAGAGGAGGAAGGCGGCAAGAGCATGTTCTCGGTACGGAATATTGTTATTGAAGACGGCCGCTTCGAATTCGTCGACCATGTGAAAAAAAGTCAGCAGGAGATATCCGACATTCAAATCGGTGTGCCTTTCATCGCCAATTTCGAAAGTGCGGAGGAAACATGGGTAGAACCGCGCTTCAGCGCCAAGGTGAACGGTGCCCCGTTCAATCTCACCGGGAAGCTGCGGCCTTTCACCACAAACCGTGAAGCGACCCTTGAGATCAGGTTGAGCGATGTCGATCTGACGCGCATAGATGAGTATTCCCCCATTCCAGTCGGTATTCACCTTCTCTCCGGGTATGTTGACAGCGAACTCTTGTTGACGTTTACCCAGGTCGACGGCCAATCGCCTGCCCTGGTTCTCACAGGCAATGCCGCCTTAAAGAAGCTGAAAGTCGAGAATCATTCGGTGGAGGCGCCCTATGCTGCCACACTGGGCGAATTCAACGTCCAATTGACTGAAATAAACCTGAATGCAGTGAAGTCTTCGCGAGCTGCCATAGTCCTGACGGAAATTGCGGTGACGCCGGAGGGGAGCGCTGAGCCCACACTCAGTCTGCCGAAGCTTGCCCTGGAGGAGATCGTGGTCGACATCCGCCAGAAGAATGTTAGCCTCCGCGCTGCAACTCTGGATCGCTTCAATGTCTCATTGCGCCGCCATAAAGATGGCCGGCTCGATCTTGCCAAGCTTTTTACCCCGATTACCCCGATAAACAGGGCGGAAAAGGCATCGCAATCCTCTACCCCTCCTTCTCCCAAAGCGGATTCAGGCAAGCCATGGACGGTAAAACTTGGAAGCTTCAAGCTGGCGGATGCCGCGCTGCGCTTTGAAGATGCCACTTTGCCGGACGTAGCTCCCATGGTGGTCAATACCCTGGATCTGGCGGTCAATCAGATCGACTTCAGCGGCGCAACACCCTCCCAGCTCGAGCTCAAGGCAGAAGTAAACAAAACAGGCAGCCTGGAAACAAAAGGTAGCCTTGCCTGGGCACCGGTCGCCGCGGACCTCGCAGTCAATGCCAAGGATGTCGATCTTGTTGCATTGCAAGGCTGGGCTGGAGACCGGTTGAATGTGCTGTTCTCGCGCGGCGCATTATCCTTCCGCGGCAAGATCAAAGCGGATGGGGGCAAGGGGCAGGAGCGACCTGAACGGGCACGGGGAGAAAAGGCATCGCCGCTAAAAGTGGCGGTGCGCGGCGATGGGAGGCTCACTAATTTCAACATGCTGGACAAGGCGGACGCCACCAACCTCATGCGTTGGCGAAGTGTCGATATCAAGGGTATCGAGTTTGCCAATGAACCTCTCAGCATCAATGCCGCTGCGATCACGCTTACTGACTTTTTTGCCCATGTCGTCATTACTCCTCAAGGCGAGTTGAATCTCAAATACATCGTGCGGCAGGAGGAAACAGCAGTTTCTCCCTCCCAGGCTGCTGCTGCGCCGGCAACCGAGCCGGAACCGGCGCGCGCATCTCCTGAAATATCGCCAGCTGCGCCCGTTCCTTCACAGCCCCCTCCGCGCAAGAATCTACCCATCAGCATAGGTCGTATCGTGATGCAGGGAGGGCACGTCAATTTTCAGGACCAGTTCATTCAGCCCAACTATCGCGCCTACTTGACCGATCTGGCGGGACGCATAGGACCGCTCAATCCCCGGAAAACCGGGGAAGTGGATATTCGGGGCGCGGTAGATAAAACGGCGCCATTGAAAATCAGCGGGTCGGTCGATGCCTTCGGCAGAGAACTCAACCTTGATATTACAGCCTCGGCCAAAGGTATCGATATGCCTACGTTCAGCCCCTATTCCGGGAAATATATCGGATACGCAATCGAGAAAGGCAAACTATCGGTCGACGTCCACTATCATGTTGAACACGGCGAATTAACAGCGGAAAACAGCATCTTCCTGGATCAATTGACTTTCGGTGAGAAAATTGAAAGTCCGGATGCAGTCTCGATTCCGGTCAACCTCGCATTGGCGCTGCTAAAAAACCGACGCGGAGAAATAGATATTCGTCTCCCTATAAGCGGTTCCATCAACGATCCGAAATTCAGCCTGGGAGGCATAATTGTCAAAGCAATCCTCAATTTGCTGACCAAAGCAGCCACGGCACCTTTCACGGTGCTCGGATCGCTTTTCGGGGGAGAAGAGCTATCGGAGATCAATTTTACCGCGGGCGAGGTAAAGATTCCGCCAGAGGCAGAAGAAAGACTCCAGAAGTTAGCCCAGGCACTGACAGATCGGCCAGCGCTCAATCTCGAGGTCACCGGTCATGCCGACGCTTCGATTGATCCGGAGCCTTTGAAACGGCGTGTACTTGAACGCAAAATCAAGGCGGAGAAATTGTCAGCGGATATCAAAAAAGGAAAATCTTATGATTCTCTGGAAGATGTAACAGTGACACCGGAGGAATATGAAAAATACCTGGAGCAGGTTTACAAGGATGCCAAGTTCGAGAAGCCGAAAAATTTCATCGGCCTGTCAAAAAGCCTGCCTGCGGAAGAGATGGAGAAGCTGATGCTTGCCAATATCGACGCGGGGGATGCAGAACTACAGGAGCTTGCCGAAAGCCGGGCGGTGAGTGCACGGGACTGGCTGATTCAGCAGGGAAAAATTCCTGATGCTCGAATTTTCGTACTTTCACCGAAAGTTGAAGCAGGGACGAACCGCGAGAAGGCGGGCAATCGCGTGGAGTTCTCGCTCAGGTAA
- a CDS encoding TlpA disulfide reductase family protein, with product MTKLRQVLLYTGVAILAVAAGVLLRGQLGSNDVASPPDAAVATKGAEAILAASFPDLEGNIQPVSQWRGKVMVVNFWASWCAPCREEIPEFISFQDKFRDKGLVFIGIAVDQKERAAAFSKEMGINYPVLVGDMKAMQIAGAAGNIQGALPFTVVIDRNGKMIGSKLGRLSESKLESMIGPLL from the coding sequence ATGACAAAATTGCGACAGGTATTGTTGTACACGGGTGTTGCCATACTTGCGGTGGCAGCAGGAGTCTTATTGCGCGGCCAGTTGGGGAGCAATGATGTGGCATCTCCTCCGGACGCCGCTGTCGCTACCAAAGGCGCCGAAGCGATACTGGCGGCGAGTTTTCCTGATCTCGAGGGAAATATCCAGCCGGTTTCGCAGTGGCGGGGAAAAGTTATGGTGGTGAATTTCTGGGCGAGCTGGTGTGCGCCATGCCGCGAGGAAATACCCGAGTTTATCTCCTTTCAGGACAAATTTCGTGATAAGGGACTGGTCTTCATAGGTATTGCGGTGGATCAGAAAGAAAGGGCGGCAGCATTCAGCAAGGAAATGGGCATCAATTATCCGGTCCTCGTGGGCGATATGAAAGCGATGCAGATCGCGGGCGCTGCGGGAAACATCCAGGGTGCACTGCCTTTTACCGTCGTGATCGACCGGAACGGCAAAATGATCGGTAGCAAACTCGGTCGATTGAGTGAGAGCAAGCTCGAATCCATGATCGGGCCTTTACTCTAG
- the dsbD gene encoding protein-disulfide reductase DsbD has product MPLNRYSRYSLLFLCLFSTSVFAEEGKTSGFLSGLQQLRSTLGQDQEEQELLPPDEAFKLKVKARDANTLVAQFEPAKNYYLYKDKVAFKPQTPGTTVENISLPQGEMKSDVTFGEVEVFNEPFEALISLKRTAPSGDKLTLVATYQGCNEPIGVCYAPISKVIDLTLPVAKAAAGAVANAMSADASAATGSAGERLDATDELFQSKDGSAAIETESLEIERMFQTGNFWLILTGFFGIGLLLSFTPCVFPMFPILSGIIAKGGQHVTKQRGFILALAYVLGMAITYAIAGVAAGLSGAMLSATLQNAWVLGAFALIFVTLAFSMFGFYELQLPTFFQSKISEEAGHLKGGHLTSVFGMGALSALIVGPCVAAPLAGALLYISQTRDVVLGGSALFAMALGMGLPLLLLGASAGALLPKAGAWMEGVKQSFGVLLLGVAIWLISPVIPAVVHMLLWAALLIVSAIYLHAVDPLRPDASGPQKFLKGIGMIALLTGIALLVGVFSGSRDILQPLSKLNISAAGMEGAKKDGLNSNEHLPFQRVKSVAELNQQILQSRNKYVMLDFYADWCVSCKEMERFTFTDPAVQARLKDVVLLQVDVTAGTPEDMELLKRFKLFGPPAILFMDKEGRQVPNVKIIGYQDTPAFLKILNAVLI; this is encoded by the coding sequence ATGCCCCTGAACCGATATAGCCGATATTCCCTGCTGTTTCTCTGCCTTTTCAGCACCAGCGTCTTTGCGGAAGAAGGAAAAACTTCCGGATTTCTTTCGGGTTTGCAGCAACTGCGCTCGACCTTGGGCCAGGATCAGGAGGAGCAGGAATTGCTGCCCCCTGACGAGGCTTTCAAGCTGAAGGTTAAGGCACGGGACGCAAATACGCTTGTGGCGCAGTTCGAGCCGGCGAAGAACTATTATCTTTACAAGGATAAGGTTGCGTTCAAACCGCAGACCCCCGGAACCACTGTCGAAAACATCTCTCTCCCGCAGGGAGAGATGAAAAGCGATGTGACCTTTGGGGAGGTCGAGGTTTTTAACGAGCCGTTTGAAGCATTGATTTCCCTGAAGCGGACCGCGCCCTCTGGCGACAAGCTGACGCTTGTTGCCACTTATCAGGGTTGCAACGAGCCCATCGGTGTCTGCTATGCGCCCATAAGCAAGGTAATCGATCTGACGCTGCCGGTTGCAAAGGCAGCGGCCGGAGCGGTCGCCAATGCAATGAGCGCCGATGCATCCGCCGCAACAGGTTCCGCTGGAGAACGCCTTGATGCAACTGACGAGTTGTTCCAGTCGAAGGATGGTTCGGCCGCCATCGAGACGGAATCGTTGGAAATCGAGAGAATGTTCCAGACCGGCAACTTCTGGCTGATTCTAACCGGCTTCTTCGGTATCGGCCTGCTCCTCTCCTTTACTCCCTGTGTATTTCCCATGTTCCCCATTCTATCCGGCATTATCGCCAAGGGGGGGCAGCACGTTACCAAGCAGCGCGGATTCATCCTGGCCCTGGCCTACGTGCTCGGAATGGCCATTACCTATGCTATCGCCGGGGTCGCAGCGGGACTCTCCGGAGCAATGCTGTCGGCGACCCTGCAGAATGCCTGGGTACTGGGCGCGTTCGCGCTGATCTTTGTAACACTCGCATTTTCCATGTTCGGGTTCTATGAGCTGCAGCTCCCCACCTTTTTCCAGAGCAAGATTTCGGAAGAGGCTGGACATCTCAAAGGGGGACACCTTACGAGTGTATTCGGCATGGGCGCCTTGTCCGCACTGATTGTCGGACCGTGTGTGGCAGCGCCTCTTGCGGGCGCGCTGCTGTACATCAGCCAGACACGGGATGTAGTGCTCGGAGGCTCGGCGCTCTTTGCCATGGCGCTGGGCATGGGCCTGCCCTTGCTGTTGCTGGGCGCCTCCGCCGGCGCCCTCCTGCCGAAAGCAGGTGCATGGATGGAAGGAGTCAAGCAGTCGTTCGGGGTATTGCTGCTGGGGGTGGCAATATGGCTGATATCCCCGGTGATTCCTGCTGTGGTGCACATGCTGCTATGGGCCGCCCTGCTGATCGTGTCGGCCATTTACCTGCATGCGGTTGACCCGCTGCGGCCGGATGCTTCCGGTCCCCAGAAATTCCTCAAGGGGATAGGCATGATTGCCCTGCTGACGGGCATCGCGTTGCTCGTCGGCGTGTTTTCCGGCAGCCGCGATATTCTGCAACCTCTTTCAAAGCTGAATATTTCAGCGGCTGGCATGGAAGGGGCAAAAAAGGACGGTCTCAACTCAAACGAGCATTTGCCATTCCAGAGAGTAAAGTCGGTAGCGGAACTGAATCAGCAGATCCTCCAGTCGAGAAACAAATACGTAATGCTGGATTTTTATGCAGACTGGTGCGTCTCCTGCAAGGAAATGGAGCGTTTCACCTTTACCGACCCAGCTGTCCAGGCACGATTGAAAGACGTTGTGCTGCTGCAGGTTGATGTGACAGCAGGTACGCCCGAGGACATGGAGCTTCTCAAGCGCTTCAAGCTGTTCGGGCCGCCGGCTATTCTCTTCATGGACAAAGAGGGACGTCAAGTTCCCAACGTCAAAATCATCGGTTATCAGGATACCCCTGCTTTTCTGAAGATACTCAACGCGGTGCTGATCTAG
- a CDS encoding DUF2024 family protein, translating to MEMHVYDTWVKAKDGRTMHFDVFTNTRDDKKAIEYAKQWLTSVGEGDATVSNRECRFCHSEKAPANVEEAINKDGYFIYKMEGCR from the coding sequence ATGGAAATGCATGTATATGATACTTGGGTGAAAGCCAAGGATGGCCGCACCATGCACTTTGACGTGTTCACAAACACGAGAGACGACAAGAAAGCGATCGAGTATGCGAAGCAGTGGCTGACTTCTGTTGGCGAAGGCGATGCAACGGTTAGCAACAGGGAGTGCAGGTTCTGCCACAGTGAAAAGGCTCCCGCCAATGTCGAGGAAGCCATCAACAAGGACGGTTACTTCATCTACAAGATGGAAGGATGCAGGTGA
- a CDS encoding OprO/OprP family phosphate-selective porin has protein sequence MKLRKLTLALATVLGSSLSSAAFALDLYVDTKTEQIYAKPGPGRVHIGSFVREEDAGTKTAGKTSKTADASVESPDSRIAERATEKTDPAELMAARRDIEMKAKMREARLASDLASLEERVKQTEKTRMKYGPGLHFESADGNFTAEVDGRLQADSQYNITNDVLPPAPNDRPYELNSGANIRRARLGVEGTMFKKWDYKFEFDFSRGNGSVTSGITDAFIRYNFDSPLSVKVGSFKEPFSLEEATSNRFLTFIERNMAVNTFLDNPNVYKTGIGVNYAVPRWQTGISFQTEPVGSWSSASTSVNPNGNNSRNNGSGDTSWEGVGRISGRPWMESETKFWHVGASAAYTRVNTQYEGDGDFANGGMSFASFPGANVDRTNVLNTGNLSFGNKNDLNSRRVESYTRWGAETALVYGPFSAQGEYLQTHVNGHGYSGESLFGFYGYLSYFLTGESRVYHVKNGAWNRIKPFQNFQLTGPGWGAWEIAAGYDYMNMNDGAIRGGKANLIKFGLNWYPHSNIRVMTNYIHVLDINTAGVADRRSAGFNNANLDMWLTRFQVDF, from the coding sequence ATGAAATTACGCAAGCTTACACTGGCACTCGCCACCGTCCTGGGTTCAAGCTTATCGTCCGCAGCTTTCGCCCTTGATCTTTATGTCGATACCAAAACCGAGCAAATTTATGCGAAACCGGGGCCCGGCCGTGTGCACATCGGTTCTTTCGTCAGGGAAGAGGATGCTGGGACAAAAACCGCCGGTAAAACCAGTAAAACCGCTGATGCGTCGGTGGAAAGCCCCGATAGCCGGATAGCGGAGAGGGCAACCGAAAAAACAGATCCGGCAGAACTGATGGCAGCCCGCAGGGACATCGAAATGAAGGCGAAGATGCGTGAAGCGCGGCTCGCCAGCGATTTGGCATCACTGGAAGAGCGGGTCAAGCAAACTGAAAAAACCAGGATGAAGTATGGACCCGGATTGCATTTTGAAAGTGCTGATGGCAACTTTACTGCCGAGGTCGATGGACGCCTGCAAGCCGACTCGCAATATAATATTACCAATGACGTCTTGCCGCCCGCACCCAATGATCGCCCTTATGAACTGAACAGTGGCGCCAATATCCGGCGCGCCCGTCTTGGCGTGGAAGGCACGATGTTCAAAAAATGGGACTACAAGTTCGAGTTCGACTTCAGCCGCGGAAACGGATCGGTGACATCGGGAATCACGGACGCATTCATCCGTTATAACTTCGATAGTCCGCTATCAGTAAAGGTAGGGTCGTTCAAGGAGCCATTCAGCCTGGAGGAAGCGACCAGTAACCGCTTCCTGACGTTTATCGAACGGAATATGGCCGTGAACACATTTCTCGATAATCCCAACGTCTACAAGACCGGGATAGGCGTCAACTATGCCGTGCCGCGCTGGCAAACCGGAATCTCCTTCCAGACCGAGCCGGTGGGAAGCTGGTCCAGCGCCTCGACGTCAGTCAATCCCAATGGCAACAACAGCCGCAATAATGGCTCGGGGGACACCAGCTGGGAAGGAGTCGGCCGTATTTCCGGCAGACCCTGGATGGAGAGCGAGACCAAGTTCTGGCATGTAGGAGCCTCAGCAGCGTATACTCGGGTCAACACCCAATACGAAGGAGATGGCGACTTCGCCAATGGCGGAATGAGTTTCGCATCTTTTCCCGGCGCCAATGTGGACCGAACCAATGTGCTGAACACGGGCAACCTGAGTTTCGGCAACAAGAACGACCTGAACTCGCGGCGGGTGGAAAGCTATACTCGCTGGGGTGCGGAAACTGCCCTGGTCTATGGTCCGTTCTCTGCGCAGGGAGAGTATCTGCAAACCCATGTAAACGGCCATGGCTACAGCGGGGAATCGCTGTTCGGCTTCTACGGTTACTTAAGCTATTTCCTGACTGGCGAATCCCGTGTTTACCACGTCAAGAATGGGGCATGGAACAGAATAAAGCCTTTCCAGAATTTTCAGCTCACCGGTCCGGGCTGGGGAGCCTGGGAAATTGCCGCTGGATACGATTACATGAACATGAATGACGGAGCCATCAGGGGTGGAAAGGCGAACCTCATCAAGTTTGGGCTGAACTGGTACCCTCATTCCAATATTCGTGTCATGACCAATTATATCCATGTTCTCGATATAAATACTGCGGGCGTGGCGGACCGCCGCAGTGCCGGATTTAACAATGCCAATCTCGATATGTGGCTGACACGCTTTCAGGTGGATTTTTAA
- the cutA gene encoding divalent-cation tolerance protein CutA, producing MSQPLQPYTAPETGYILVVTGLPDKARAVLLAHKLIEERLAACVNIQSECTSIYRWQGKMESGVEVPVFIKTVAQHYSSVERLIKSMHPYELPEIIAVPISSGLPAYLHWISGETSNPDKN from the coding sequence ATGTCCCAACCGCTCCAACCCTACACCGCTCCGGAAACGGGATACATACTTGTCGTTACCGGCCTTCCCGACAAGGCGCGGGCGGTCTTGCTTGCGCACAAGCTGATCGAAGAGCGCTTGGCCGCGTGCGTCAACATACAGAGCGAATGCACTTCCATCTACCGCTGGCAAGGCAAAATGGAAAGCGGCGTCGAGGTACCGGTCTTTATTAAAACGGTTGCGCAGCATTATTCTTCAGTGGAGCGCCTGATAAAGTCCATGCACCCTTACGAACTCCCTGAAATCATTGCTGTCCCAATAAGCAGCGGATTGCCCGCATATCTGCATTGGATTTCCGGCGAAACGTCGAATCCGGATAAAAATTGA
- a CDS encoding S1 family peptidase, producing the protein MIRIRKALLVLHIGSVQYLSVLVLMFATPLWGNDLVKTIERVKPSIVGVGTFQKTRSPALNFLGTGFVLNDGLHVVTNAHVVPEVLDVANHESYTVITGKGKQGELRSADIAAIDKEHDLAVLRISGEALPAMELGDARKVREGQNLAFTGFPIGMVLGFYPVTHRAMVSSITPIILPAHNSRQLDAKMINQLQKPIYAVFQLDGTAYPGNSGSPLYDPESGVVYGVINMVFVKGKKEAALSNPSGITYAIPATYIQELLRRIEPK; encoded by the coding sequence ATGATACGCATCCGCAAAGCCTTGCTGGTTCTCCACATCGGCTCTGTTCAATATCTCAGCGTTTTGGTGCTCATGTTCGCTACCCCGCTCTGGGGTAACGACCTTGTCAAAACTATTGAACGTGTCAAGCCCTCGATCGTAGGGGTGGGTACTTTCCAGAAAACACGTTCGCCCGCTCTGAATTTCCTCGGAACCGGTTTTGTATTGAATGATGGCCTCCATGTGGTTACGAATGCTCATGTTGTTCCCGAGGTGCTGGACGTTGCCAATCATGAGTCCTATACCGTCATTACCGGCAAAGGAAAACAGGGCGAACTCAGGTCTGCCGACATTGCTGCAATCGACAAGGAGCACGATCTGGCGGTACTCAGAATTTCCGGCGAGGCTCTGCCAGCCATGGAACTGGGGGATGCGCGCAAGGTGCGCGAAGGGCAGAATCTGGCTTTCACCGGTTTTCCGATCGGGATGGTCCTTGGGTTTTATCCGGTTACCCATCGGGCCATGGTTTCATCCATCACGCCGATTATTTTGCCCGCGCATAATTCGCGGCAACTCGACGCGAAGATGATCAACCAGTTACAAAAACCCATTTATGCGGTTTTTCAGCTCGACGGCACCGCGTATCCGGGCAATAGCGGGAGTCCGCTTTATGATCCCGAATCCGGGGTAGTCTATGGTGTAATCAACATGGTATTCGTAAAGGGGAAGAAGGAGGCGGCGCTCAGCAATCCGAGCGGCATAACCTATGCTATCCCTGCGACCTATATCCAGGAACTGCTGCGTCGCATCGAACCGAAGTAA
- a CDS encoding sulfite exporter TauE/SafE family protein, whose protein sequence is MKIRNLDLSGNPINIEHQQLGIPPVEEPVSHPGTHPLLHAAAWFAVAVLILLILFLAARFFISNNWFGGWQIIGETLSSSIFWNAAIVGFFAQVVDGALGMAYGVTATTFLLASGATPGVASASVHIAEIFTTGVSGISHVKFGNVNKDLFVRLLVPGILGSILGAVLVTQVDGALFKPYVSVYLLLLGIYILSKAFRSLRLRKNPPKHVGKLALFGGFVDAAGGGGWGPVVTSTLVSTGNDPRTTIGSVNFAEFFLTLTGAAVFTLLMETNTWPIIAGLVFGGLFAAPFAAVLCKKLHAKTLLILVGSLIMITSLYNVYRALGG, encoded by the coding sequence ATGAAGATTCGCAACCTGGATCTGTCAGGCAACCCGATCAATATCGAACATCAGCAATTGGGAATTCCTCCCGTCGAGGAACCTGTCTCCCATCCCGGCACTCACCCGCTCCTTCACGCGGCGGCCTGGTTCGCCGTGGCAGTGTTGATCTTATTGATCCTTTTTCTGGCCGCTCGTTTTTTTATTTCCAATAACTGGTTCGGGGGCTGGCAGATCATTGGCGAGACCTTGAGCAGCAGCATTTTCTGGAATGCTGCAATAGTCGGGTTCTTCGCCCAGGTCGTGGATGGCGCTCTGGGAATGGCTTATGGGGTGACAGCTACTACCTTTCTGCTTGCTTCGGGCGCCACACCCGGGGTTGCCAGCGCGAGCGTCCATATCGCCGAGATTTTTACCACCGGCGTTTCCGGCATTTCGCATGTCAAGTTCGGCAACGTGAACAAGGATTTGTTCGTCCGGTTGCTCGTGCCCGGCATCCTTGGCAGTATCCTGGGGGCGGTGCTGGTGACGCAGGTCGATGGCGCCCTGTTCAAGCCCTATGTTTCCGTGTATCTGTTGCTGCTGGGAATCTACATACTGAGCAAAGCGTTCCGGTCTTTGCGTCTGCGCAAGAATCCGCCGAAGCATGTCGGAAAGCTCGCCCTGTTTGGCGGATTCGTCGATGCGGCAGGCGGGGGGGGATGGGGACCGGTGGTAACCTCCACGCTGGTCAGTACGGGAAACGATCCCCGCACGACCATAGGCTCCGTCAATTTCGCCGAATTCTTCCTGACCCTGACCGGCGCCGCAGTTTTCACCTTGCTGATGGAAACCAATACGTGGCCCATCATCGCGGGATTGGTCTTCGGTGGTTTGTTCGCCGCGCCGTTTGCGGCAGTTCTATGCAAAAAACTGCACGCGAAGACCCTGCTCATACTGGTGGGTTCCCTGATCATGATAACCAGTCTTTATAACGTATACAGGGCGCTCGGGGGCTAG